One Melitaea cinxia chromosome 17, ilMelCinx1.1, whole genome shotgun sequence genomic region harbors:
- the LOC123661519 gene encoding peroxisomal membrane protein 11B — protein MDIIIKVNNQSNGRDKLARLFQYTSRLVWHQLESRNANKYSIDRIKSLENALSSFRKVLRLGRCIDVCYLALNTMNIEDPFLRISLTVSKIANALFLYADHVVWLTKSGFLKTDTDNWNKTANRFWLLSIIANLARDFYEILHILQLNKTMLLKPSVLLKDSTKKINIQGSMIHLYTIVNCHKDIFIDTLKNSCDIFIPLTALGFTKLSPSAVGALGALSSMAALVTMIKPITKLVPA, from the exons atggatatcataataaaagttaataatcaATCTAATGGAAGAGACAAACTTGCAAG ACTATTTCAATACACAAGCCGCCTTGTTTGGCACCAGCTAGAATCACGAAATGCAAACAAATACTCAATTGATAGAATCAAAAGCTTAGAAAATGCTTTAAGTTCATTTagaaaag TACTTAGGCTGGGGAGATGTATCGATGTTTGTTACTTGGCATTAAATACTATGAATATAGAGGATCCTTTCTTAAGGATATCATTAACTGTAAGCAAGATAGCCAATGCACTGTTCTTATACGCAGATCATGTAGTGTGGCTCACAAAAAGTGGATTCCTCAAAACAGACACTGATAACTGGAATAAGACTGCCAATAGGTTCTGGTTATTATCAATTATAGCTAACTTAGCTagagatttttatgaaatattacacatattacaattaaataaaactatgttaTTAAAACCTTCAGTTCTTCTTAAagattcaacaaaaaaaattaatatacaaggGAGTATGATACACCTATATACTATTGTAAACTGTCACAAGGATATATTCAtagatactttaaaaaattcttgtGATATTTTCATTCCATTGACAGCTTTGGGTTTCACAAAATTGAGTCCTAGTGCAGTCGGAGCTTTAGGTGCACTATCTTCAATGGCGGCATTAGTAACAATGATAAAACCAATTACAAAATTAGTTCCAGCATAA
- the LOC123661517 gene encoding uncharacterized protein LOC123661517 isoform X2 → MASSKRTNNDSFIEMVKCNPVLYDMSLTDYKNIFMKNKIWDEIGEKCNISGDEAKMKWKNLRDTYGKYLKTTKTTTGQSAFKSYSRYSKWQWASSMEFLKDHIGFAPTDTNVAREEESVSDTQNITEPESYNENSTQRSSSVASSERYTSRSGSRKRTSVNEHPVDKVITYLNTKSDKLSSIEHVMLGYAKTIDRFSERRKIITKMKIAQVMMEAELEEEQERSLQRETTLRSYYTTEPNTSQNDRCMSQQSCYSRSEPNTSQNDRCMSQQSCYSRSPQSTNDSELQSALRCIQDNALSPLAPSLTGEGLDYEHEIDYDQQKHSEI, encoded by the exons ATGGCGTCATCGAAACGAACGAATAACGATTCATTTATTGAGATGGTGAAGTGCAATCCAGTTTTGTATGATATGTCACTTAcggattataaaaatatatttatgaaaaataaaatatgggaTGAGATAGGAGAAAAATGTAACATAAGTG gCGATGAAGCCAAAATGAAATGGAAAAATCTACGGGACACTtatggtaaatatttaaaaactacaaaaaccaCTACAGGCCAAAGTGCGTTTAAATCTTACAGTCGTTACAGCAAATGGCAGTGGGCATCTTCAATGGAATTTTTAAAAGATCACATAGGATTTGCTCCAACTGATACTAATGTGGCAAGAGAAGAAGAAAGCGTATCTGATACCCAAAATATTACTGAACCCGAATCTTATAATGAAAATTCAACACAACGGTCAAGTTCAGTAGCATCATCCGAACGTTATACTTCACGTTCGGGTTCCAGGAAAAGGACTTCTGTTAACGAACATCCTGTTGATAAAGTGATTACGTACTTGAATACAAAATCAGATAAATTATCGTCGATTGAACATGTTATGCTTGGATATGCAAAAACAATAGACAGGTTTTCTGAGCGacgtaaaattataacaaaaatgaaaatagctCAAGTTATGATGGAAGCGGAATTGGAAGAAGAGCAAGAACGTAGTCTACAACGAGAAACAACACTGCGATCTTACTACACCACTGAGCCTAACACAAGCCAAA ATGATCGTTGTATGTCTCAACAATCATGTTATTCTCGTAGTGAGCCTAACACAAGCCAAAATGATCGTTGTATGTCTCAACAATCATGTTATTCTCGTAGTCCCCAGTCTACTAATGATTCTGAACTGCAGTCTGCTCTGCGTTGTATTCAAGATAATGCTCTATCACCTCTAGCACCTTCACTGACTGGAGAAGGTCTCGATTACGAACACGAAATAGATTACGATCAACAGAAACACTCAGAAATCTAA
- the LOC123661518 gene encoding 28S ribosomal protein S17, mitochondrial has translation MSRNIADAARKFLLLGQCVPTVKQNATKIRVKRLELDENLLMYFRKDEFYYCNDPDKKCKAGDIVLIQALPKKLTKLISHEVKEVVYPFGDITDPITNKKVAKERYREDIEQEAEVYGKLESAFDYNKAPPRGWQDGKKDFTSKPTYTKFHVFDENDPYAI, from the exons ATGTCTCGTAACATAGCTGACGCTGCGAGGAAGTTTCTTTTACTAGGTCAGTGTGTTCCTACTGTTAAACAGAATGCGACAAAAATACGCGTGAAGAGGTTAGAGTTGGATGAAAACTTGTTAATG TATTTCAGAAAAGATGAATTCTATTATTGTAATGATCctgataaaaaatgtaaagctGGTGATATAGTACTTATACAGGCTTTGCCTAAGaaacttacaaaattaatttcgcATGAAGTCAAAGAGGTTGTATATCCATTTGGAGATATTACCGAtcctattacaaataaaaaagttgcaAAAGAAAGATACAGAGAAGATATAGAACAAGAAGCTGAAGTATATGGCAAATTAGAATCAGCTTTTGATTATAACAAAGCTCCTCCAAGGGGCTGGCAAGACGGCAAAAAGGACTTTACATCTAAACCAACATATAccaaatttcatgtttttgatGAAAATGATCCTTATGCTATTTAG
- the LOC123661517 gene encoding uncharacterized protein LOC123661517 isoform X1 yields the protein MASSKRTNNDSFIEMVKCNPVLYDMSLTDYKNIFMKNKIWDEIGEKCNISGDEAKMKWKNLRDTYGKYLKTTKTTTGQSAFKSYSRYSKWQWASSMEFLKDHIGFAPTDTNVAREEESVSDTQNITEPESYNENSTQRSSSVASSERYTSRSGSRKRTSVNEHPVDKVITYLNTKSDKLSSIEHVMLGYAKTIDRFSERRKIITKMKIAQVMMEAELEEEQERSLQRETTLRSYYTTEPNTSQNDRCMSQQSCYSRSEPNTSQNDRCMSQQSCYSRSEPNTSQNDRCMSQQSCYSRSPQSTNDSELQSALRCIQDNALSPLAPSLTGEGLDYEHEIDYDQQKHSEI from the exons ATGGCGTCATCGAAACGAACGAATAACGATTCATTTATTGAGATGGTGAAGTGCAATCCAGTTTTGTATGATATGTCACTTAcggattataaaaatatatttatgaaaaataaaatatgggaTGAGATAGGAGAAAAATGTAACATAAGTG gCGATGAAGCCAAAATGAAATGGAAAAATCTACGGGACACTtatggtaaatatttaaaaactacaaaaaccaCTACAGGCCAAAGTGCGTTTAAATCTTACAGTCGTTACAGCAAATGGCAGTGGGCATCTTCAATGGAATTTTTAAAAGATCACATAGGATTTGCTCCAACTGATACTAATGTGGCAAGAGAAGAAGAAAGCGTATCTGATACCCAAAATATTACTGAACCCGAATCTTATAATGAAAATTCAACACAACGGTCAAGTTCAGTAGCATCATCCGAACGTTATACTTCACGTTCGGGTTCCAGGAAAAGGACTTCTGTTAACGAACATCCTGTTGATAAAGTGATTACGTACTTGAATACAAAATCAGATAAATTATCGTCGATTGAACATGTTATGCTTGGATATGCAAAAACAATAGACAGGTTTTCTGAGCGacgtaaaattataacaaaaatgaaaatagctCAAGTTATGATGGAAGCGGAATTGGAAGAAGAGCAAGAACGTAGTCTACAACGAGAAACAACACTGCGATCTTACTACACCACTGAGCCTAACACAAGCCAAAATGATCGTTGTATGTCTCAACAATCATGTTATTCTCGTAGTGAGCCTAACACAAGCCAAAATGATCGTTGTATGTCTCAACAATCATGTTATTCTCGTAGTGAGCCTAACACAAGCCAAAATGATCGTTGTATGTCTCAACAATCATGTTATTCTCGTAGTCCCCAGTCTACTAATGATTCTGAACTGCAGTCTGCTCTGCGTTGTATTCAAGATAATGCTCTATCACCTCTAGCACCTTCACTGACTGGAGAAGGTCTCGATTACGAACACGAAATAGATTACGATCAACAGAAACACTCAGAAATCTAA
- the LOC123661515 gene encoding RNA-binding protein spenito: protein MIGLPRSDRDRDRITVKIRNMKRSSSRDSMPRSKRTRSSIGRYDDSSDERVTPERVRRRVRSPSPRGRYVSPHRDDYVRSRDVREESVRPYYKVLCVSALHPKASDEIIKDTLYREYKKFGDFSIKISHELDERVAYVCFRSAEDARDAKHAKPRIILYDKVAIVDPVYEPVRSEYRSRPRSITPPDYDRPYSYAWSPVPERRRPPPDDRAYGIPPTVPPHHRDFRPPMHEYPMAGPHGPPMHHRPPMHHPPHPHYMPRPYMPRPHHPPFEKIENKKDKFPNYLHHVQPEDDPLATRTLFAGNLEINISDEELRRIFGRYGIVEDIDIKRPPPGTGNAFAFVRYQTLDMAHRAKVELSGQYIGKFQCKIGYGKATPTTRVWVGGLGPWTSVAQLEREFDRFGAIKKIEYAKGEPHAYILYDSIDAAQAAVKEMRGFPLGGPDRRLRIDFADVGTGGPYRPKPYAPAAGEEGRPAEGYEGYEGTWDDGYGYSGSGYRGRGGHRGRGRGMYRGVYHGTGDYRDEEWRRAPDGEYDSRIRRSGSREPGVDRSRSRSPRRRSPDSDSDGSPRRNGGMLASARTLPEVVRKATTIWNGALILKNSLFPTKFHLTDGDSEIIDSLMKDEEGKNQLRITQRLRLDQPKLDDVQKRIATSSSHAIFLGVAGSTASITNEDASIQTRPMRNLVSYLKQKEAAGVISLLNKETEATGVLYSFPPCDFSTELLKRTCHNLTEESLKEDHLVIVVVRGGSA, encoded by the coding sequence ATGATTGGATTACCGCGTAGCGATAGAGATAGAGATCGTATTACGGTGAAAATTCGTAACATGAAGAGAAGTTCGTCGAGAGATAGTATGCCGCGATCCAAGAGAACGCGTAGTAGTATAGGGAGATATGACGATAGTTCTGACGAGCGCGTCACACCAGAAAGGGTGCGGCGACGTGTTCGCTCACCTAGCCCCCGTGGACGGTATGTTTCACCTCATCGTGATGATTACGTGAGATCCCGGGATGTAAGAGAGGAATCCGTGCGGCCTTATTATAAGGTCTTGTGTGTGAGTGCTTTACATCCTAAAGCTTCCGATGAGATAATTAAAGATACCTTATACAGAGAGTATAAAAAGTTTGGCGACTTTAGCATCAAGATATCACATGAGTTGGACGAAAGAGTTGCGTATGTATGTTTTCGCAGTGCAGAAGATGCTCGAGATGCAAAACACGCAAAACCAAGAATAATTCTTTATGACAAAGTTGCTATTGTAGATCCTGTGTATGAACCTGTCAGATCAGAGTATCGGAGCAGACCTAGAAGCATTACACCTCCTGACTATGATCGTCCTTATTCATATGCGTGGTCTCCTGTTCCAGAGCGACGTAGACCACCACCAGATGACAGGGCTTATGGTATACCCCCAACTGTTCCTCCCCATCACAGAGATTTTCGTCCTCCGATGCATGAATATCCAATGGCAGGTCCTCATGGACCTCCAATGCACCACCGTCCTCCTATGCACCATCCCCCACACCCACATTACATGCCCCGGCCATACATGCCCCGCCCGCATCATCCACCTTTtgagaaaattgaaaataagaaAGATAAATTTCCTAACTATTTACATCATGTACAACCAGAAGATGATCCTTTGGCAACAAGAACTTTGTTTGCTGGGAACTTAGAAATTAATATATCTGATGAAGAATTGAGAAGGATTTTTGGAAGGTATGGTATTGTTGAGGATATCGATATTAAGCGACCTCCTCCCGGCACTGGTAATGCTTTTGCTTTTGTAAGGTATCAAACTTTAGACATGGCTCATCGTGCCAAAGTAGAATTATCTGGACAGTATATAGGTAAATTCCAATGCAAAATTGGTTATGGAAAGGCCACACCTACAACAAGAGTTTGGGTTGGTGGTCTCGGTCCCTGGACATCAGTTGCGCAACTTGAAAGAGAATTTGATAGATTTGGTGCTATCAAGAAAATTGAATATGCAAAAGGTGAACCGCatgcatatattttatatgattcaATAGACGCAGCACAAGCTGCTGTAAAAGAAATGAGAGGTTTTCCTCTTGGTGGTCCTGACAGACGTTTGAGGATTGACTTTGCCGATGTAGGTACTGGAGGCCCATACCGTCCTAAACCATATGCTCCTGCGGCAGGTGAAGAAGGCAGGCCTGCTGAAGGATATGAGGGATACGAGGGGACTTGGGATGACGGCTATGGTTACAGTGGCTCAGGATATCGAGGACGCGGAGGGCACCGTGGACGTGGTCGTGGTATGTACCGCGGAGTTTATCATGGAACCGGTGATTACCGTGATGAGGAATGGAGACGAGCTCCTGATGGTGAATATGATTCTCGAATTCGCCGTTCTGGATCACGAGAGCCAGGAGTTGATAGATCACGATCTCGCTCGCCACGGCGCCGATCGCCCGATAGTGACTCTGATGGTTCCCCTCGTAGAAATGGCGGTATGCTTGCATCCGCTCGAACTCTTCCGGAAGTTGTTCGAAAAGCAACTACAATTTGGAACGGAgcattaatacttaaaaattcatTGTTTCCAACAAAATTCCACCTAACAGATGGTGATTCAGAAATTATTGATAGCTTAATGAAGGACGAAGAAGGTAAAAATCAGTTAAGAATCACACAAAGGCTTCGTTTAGACCAGCCTAAGTTAGATGATGTACAGAAGAGGATCGCAACATCTAGTTCACATGCAATTTTCCTTGGAGTGGCCGGATCAACTGCTTCAATTACGAATGAGGATGCTAGCATCCAAACTAGACCTATGAGGAATTTAGTTTCATATCTCAAACAAAAGGAAGCTGCTGGAGTCATATCTTTGCTGAACAAAGAGACAGAAGCTACAGGTGTATTGTACTCATTCCCTCCTTGTGACTTTTCAACCGAACTACTGAAGAGAACTTGCCACAACTTGACTGAGGAGAGCCTGAAAGAAGACCACCTGGTCATAGTGGTTGTGCGGGGAGGTTCAGCCTAG